The following proteins are encoded in a genomic region of Maylandia zebra isolate NMK-2024a linkage group LG1, Mzebra_GT3a, whole genome shotgun sequence:
- the cry5 gene encoding cryptochrome circadian regulator 5 → MAHTCIHWFRKGLRLHDNPALMAALKDCKQLYPVFILDPYLHNNACVGINRWRFLIGALKDLDGSLRKLNSRLFVVRGKPEDVLPKLFTKWKVTRLTYEYDTEPYSLQRDSKVTSLAKERGVEVIYKVSHTLYNIERIIEENNGKPPLTYTKLQAIAKTIGPPKRPIPAPTMDDMKDVKTPSSENHEKEYGIPTLEELGLDTAPLGEDLFPGGEQEALRRLDEHMKRTKWVCTFEKPQTSPNSLSPSTTVLSPYVTFGCLSVRTFWWRLTEVYRGNKHSDPPVSLHGQLLWREFFYTASLGIPSFNKMEGNNVCTQVDWDTNPDYLAAWREARTGYPFIDAIMTQLRQEGWIHHLARHAVACFLTRGDLWISWEEGQKVFEQLLLDGDWALNAGNWQWLSASTFFHQYFRVYSPVAFGKKTDKNGDYIRKYLPLLKKFPAEYIYEPWKAPRSIQQAAGCIVGKDYPHPIVQHEVISKKNIQRMKLAYAKRSPESPSKSKGVKRKAPSIKIIKKKAKVK, encoded by the exons ATGGCTCACACGTGTATTCACTGGTTCCGCAAGGGACTCAGGTTGCATGACAACCCAGCTTTGATGGCTGCTCTCAAGGACTGTAAGCAGCTGTACCCTGTGTTCATACTGGACCCTTACCTCCACAACAACGCGTGTGTGGGTATCAACCGCTGGAGGTTCCTCATTGGAGCGCTGAAGGACCTTGACGGAAGCCTCAGGAAGCTCAACTCTAG GCTGTTTGTTGTGAGAGGGAAGCCAGAAGATGTGCTCCCCAAGTTATTCACCAAGTGGAAAGTAACCAGGCTGACCTATGAGTATGACACAGAGCCCTACAGCCTGCAGCGCGACAGCAAAGTGACGTCACTGGCCAAAGAACGTGGAGTTGAAGTCATCTACaaagtctcacacactctttataATATTGAAAG AATAATTGAGGAAAATAATGGAAAACCCCCACTTACCTATACCAAGTTGCAAGCAATAGCGAAGACGATTGGTCCCCCTAAGAGACCAATCCCTGCTCCAACCATGGACGATATGAAAG ATGTAAAGACACCATCCTCAGAAAACCACGAGAAGGAATATGGGATTCCTACACTGGAGGAGCTCGGCCTGGACACTGCTCCTCTTGGAGAGGATCTGTTTCCAGGAGGAGAACAGGAGGCTCTCAGGAGACTAGATGAACATATGAAAAGAACG AAATGGGTCTGCACCTTTGAGAAGCCACAGACTTCTCCAAACTCTTTGAGCCCCAGTACAACTGTTCTCAGTCCCTATGTCACCTTTGGATGCTTATCAGTCAGAACCTTCTGGTGGAGACTCACAGAGGTGTATAGAGGG AATAAACACTCAGATCCTCCAGTTTCTCTGCATGGCCAGTTACTCTGGAGAGAGTTCTTCTACACAGCCAGTTTGGGCATTCCTAGCTTTAACAAGATGGAGGGTAACAACGTGTGTACTCAGGTGGACTGGGACACAAACCCTGATTATCTAGCTGCTTGGAGAGAG GCTCGGACTGGTTACCCCTTCATTGATGCTATCATGACTCAGCTCAGGCAAGAGGGCTGGATCCACCACCTGGCCAGACATGCTGTTGCTTGTTTCCTTACTAGGGGAGACCTCTGGATCAGCTGGGAAGAAGGGCAGAAG GTGTTTGAGCAGCTTTTATTAGATGGCGACTGGGCTTTGAATGCTGGAAATTGGCAGTGGCTATCAgcgagcaccttcttccaccaGTATTTTAGGGTTTACTCTCCAGTGGCCTTCGGGAAGAAGACAGACAAAAATGGAGACTACATCAG GAAGTACCTCCCTCTTCTGAAGAAGTTCCCAGCAGAATATATCTATGAACCTTGGAAAGCTCCACGCAGTATCCAGCAGGCAGCAGGATGTATTGTGGGTAAAGACTACCCACATCCCATTGTACAGCACGAAGTGATCAGCAAGAAAAATATTCAGAGGATGAAACTTGCTTATGCCAAGAGATCCCCAGAGTCACCTAGCAAAAGCAAAG GTGTAAAGCGGAAGGCTCCATCCATTAAAATTATCAAGAAGAAAGCAAAAGTAAAGTAA